The genomic window CTCCGCGACCCCGGTCCCCCCTCACGACCTGGCCCACCGGCCCGCTGGAAAAAATCTTCGAAGAAATCCGAAGAAGTATGTCGGCCGTGTCGATCCGGGCGGGGCTCGTTCGACGCCAGGGTGAGAGGCGGGGAGAAACCCCGCCGACCCGAAGCGATATCGAAGGAGTCACCATGCCGCGCTATCTGTCGATGGTCCGGATCGACGAGAAGACCGCCCCCGCCGAGGGCCCCAGCCCCGAGCTGATGCAGCGGATGGGGGATCTGCTGGAGGAGATCACCAAGGCGGGGGTCATGCTCGACACCGCCGGGCTGACGCCGACCGCGCAGGGGAAGAGGGTGCGTTGGGAGGGCGGGGAACTGTCGGTCACCGACGGGCCGTTCACCGAGACCAAGGAGGTCGTCGGGGGCTATGCGCTGATGCAGTGCAAGGACATGGCCGAGGCCGTCGAGTGGGCCAAGCGGTTCCTGAAGGTGCACGAGGAGCACTGGACCGTGACATGTGAGGTGCGGGAGATCATGGAGGGCTGAGCCCGTTTGGCAGGGGTGCCCTCCGGGTGTCTGATGGTGGGCTGTGACCCCACAGCCCACCGCCGACCCCA from Streptomyces sp. DSM 40750 includes these protein-coding regions:
- a CDS encoding YciI family protein — encoded protein: MPRYLSMVRIDEKTAPAEGPSPELMQRMGDLLEEITKAGVMLDTAGLTPTAQGKRVRWEGGELSVTDGPFTETKEVVGGYALMQCKDMAEAVEWAKRFLKVHEEHWTVTCEVREIMEG